Genomic segment of Methanolobus mangrovi:
TTCTACAATGTCACATCTGCTCAATGCCAAATGGGAAACTTCCACAGAATACCATCCTCTATGAGGTGCATTATCTTGAAGAATAACTTTATTTCAGGTTCCTTTCGCATCTTACAGTTTGCTATTTTTCTTGGATTGATCATACTTCCGGCTTCTGCAGCAGACAGCGTAGTCTTTTTCCCCTCGGCTGCAGAAGTATCCACACATACCGGTGAATCAATCAGCTTTTCCACATCTTCTGTCAACTCATCAGATGTAACCTGGTTGCTTGATGGTGTGATGGTGCAAAAAGACCTTTCATGTACATCTTCAGTATATCTCGTTTCTAAGAATGAGGCTGAAGCTTACAATCTGACAGTCATTGTTGATGATGGGACTAACGTTTTAACCAACGAATGGTTTCTGGAAGTAATTCCTGATTTTGATGTAACATTCTCGCCTGATTCAGAGTTTATAACTTCAAGGCTTGACCGTGAGCCGGAATTCTCTGTGAATGTAAGTGAAGGGTCAGATATTCTCTGGTACCTGGATGATGAATTGATCAATACTTACGCCAATGAAAATGATTCAAGCTACATACCATCTGTTTCCGAAACAGAGAATTATAGTATCAAAGTCCATATTTCCAACGACAATGGCAGTGTATGGAATCAATGGTATTGGACAGCCACAGCAACTCCTTCACAGATAATATCGGGCAGTAGCAGTGGTGGAACTTCTTCAGGTTCAGTGTTCTCAGCTGAAGATTACAGCAATGTCAAAGCTAAATATGTCAGCATGCAGGTAGTCAATAAGGGTGCAGTTACAAAATTTTCATTCCCTGACGAGAAAAACCCATTTGATTATCTTGAGTTTAAGTCAACTGTGAATTCCGGCTATGTTAAGACTACTCTGGAAGTCCTGAATAACAGGTCATCATCTGTGTCAAAGAACCCTGATAATGCTGTCTATTGCTATTCTAACATAATTCTCAGCAATACTGTTCTGGAAAGCAAAATGGATGATACTCGTATTATCTTCCATGTAGATAAGGGATGGATAGATGAGAACAGGATTGATGTTGATTCTATACGGCTGAACCTGTACAGTAACTCTGACTGGAAATCATTCCCTGTCAAAGTGGTAAATGAAAACGATGGTAATGTTTCTTTTGTTTCGACAACAAGCGGATTTGGTAATTTCGCTATAACCGGAAAAGCCAATGAAACACTTGAAGATGACATCGTTGTTGTGGATATGGGGGGCAGCACCATGTCAGATCCTTCTGGCAGGAAATCGGATGATTCGGGAAATAGAAACAATTCTAACTCTGAAAATGAAGATGTTCTAGGATCAGTCCTGAGATCCATGAAGGAACTATTTATAAAAAGAAACCCTGTAAATAATTAAAATTTGATTGCAGGT
This window contains:
- a CDS encoding PGF-pre-PGF domain-containing protein; its protein translation is MKNNFISGSFRILQFAIFLGLIILPASAADSVVFFPSAAEVSTHTGESISFSTSSVNSSDVTWLLDGVMVQKDLSCTSSVYLVSKNEAEAYNLTVIVDDGTNVLTNEWFLEVIPDFDVTFSPDSEFITSRLDREPEFSVNVSEGSDILWYLDDELINTYANENDSSYIPSVSETENYSIKVHISNDNGSVWNQWYWTATATPSQIISGSSSGGTSSGSVFSAEDYSNVKAKYVSMQVVNKGAVTKFSFPDEKNPFDYLEFKSTVNSGYVKTTLEVLNNRSSSVSKNPDNAVYCYSNIILSNTVLESKMDDTRIIFHVDKGWIDENRIDVDSIRLNLYSNSDWKSFPVKVVNENDGNVSFVSTTSGFGNFAITGKANETLEDDIVVVDMGGSTMSDPSGRKSDDSGNRNNSNSENEDVLGSVLRSMKELFIKRNPVNN